One Lagenorhynchus albirostris chromosome 8, mLagAlb1.1, whole genome shotgun sequence genomic region harbors:
- the PGAM2 gene encoding phosphoglycerate mutase 2 — translation MPTHRLVMVRHGESTWNQENRFCGWFDAELSEKGAEEAKRGAHAIKDVKMEFDICYTSVLKRAIHTLWTILDTTDQMWLPVVRTWRLNERHYGGLTGLNKAETAAKHGEEQVKIWRRSFDIPPPPMDEKHPYYNSISKARRYAGLKPGELPTHESLKDTIARALPFWNDEIVPQIKAGKRVLIAAHGNSLRGIVKHLEGMSDQAIMELNLPTGIPIVYELDQALKPTKPMRFLGDEETVRKAMEAVAAQGKAK, via the exons ATGCCCACCCACCGCCTCGTGATGGTTCGGCACGGTGAGAGCACCTGGAACCAGGAGAACCGCTTCTGCGGCTGGTTCGACGCGGAGCTGAGCGAGAAGGGGGCTGAGGAGGCCAAGAGGGGGGCCCATGCCATCAAGGACGTGAAGATGGAATTTGACATCTGCTACACGTCCGTGCTGAAGAGGGCCATACACACCCTCTGGACCATCCTGGACACAACGGACCAGATGTGGCTGCCTGTGGTGCGCACCTGGCGCCTCAATGAGCGGCACTACGGGGGTCTCACTGGCCTCAACAAGGCGGAGACGGCCGCCAAGCACGGGGAGGAGCAGGTGAAGATCTGGAGGCGCTCCTTTGACATACCTCCACCCCCCATGGATGAGAAGCACCCCTACTACAACTCCATCAGCAAG GCACGTCGCTATGCAGGCCTGAAGCCGGGGGAGCTGCCCACGCATGAGAGCCTCAAGGACACCATCGCCCGGGCTCTGCCCTTCTGGAATGATGAGATCGTCCCCCAGATCAAGGCTGGCAAGAGAGTGCTCATCGCAGCCCACGGGAACAGTCTGCGGGGCATCGTCAAGCACCTGGAAG GGATGTCGGACCAGGCCATCATGGAGCTGAACCTGCCCACGGGGATCCCCATCGTGTATGAGCTGGACCAGGCACTGAAGCCCACCAAGCCCATGCGGTTCCTGGGTGACGAGGAGACCGTGCGCAAAGCCATGGAAGCTGTGGCTGCCCAGGGCAAGGCCAAGTGA